GTTGGTGATGCGACAACTTTCCGCGAAGCGATCGGCAAACTGTTCACTAAGTTTGTCGAGAAGAATGCCAAAGCGTGTGCGATCTCGATTCCGCCGAGTTTCTCTCCGGCCAAAGTCGATGCTGGTGCAGCTGCTGCGGTGATTAAACGAACGATTCGAGGCCAGCGGTTGACGAGTGCCGAACAGGAAATGCTTTCCTCATTCGTCTTCTGGACCATCGCGGAGCACTGCCAGGAACATAAGCTCCCGTTCGATTTAATGATTGGAGTTAATCGTCGAGTCTACGAAAACGGCGTCTATCAGGGACAGGATCTGTTCGACAAGCGGGTTTCTCTCATTCAGTATCAACAGCTGTTCAACGCGTTTCCCGATGTGACATTTCCAATCTCTGTGCTGGGCAGCACGAGCAATCAGGAACTGGTCAGTTACGCGTGGATTTTCCCGAATGTCGTGACGAACGGGCACTGGTGGTACTCGAATATCCCGACGTATATTGAACTCGATACGCGAAGTCGTCTGGAAGCTGTGCCCCGAAATAAGCAAGTCGGATACTACAGCGATATGTACAAGCTGGAGTTCGCGTTGCCGAAATTCCGGATGTATCGTCAAACGTTGGCACACGTGCTGGCGAATGATTTTGTCGAGAAGCGAGGTTGGTCAGAAGAGCAGGCGCTCGGTCTGGGCAAGCAAGTGTTGCGAGGAAACGTTGAGTCGATCTTCAACGTCTAAGAGGTGCTTAGGATGAGCAGCAATGGAATTACCGTTGGCTCATTTCCTTCGTGATCAATTGCAGCCTCCGTCTCGAGCATTTTCGGGCTGGTTTGCACGAACTCGCGCGAGCAAACCGAGTCAACGCTGAGTGAAACCGTTCAGGCGAGTCCACAGCAAAGACATATTGCTCACGGAAAGTCGAGTCTCATGGACAAATTGGTCTTACTGCAAGATGGTCAGGCGACACCCTTTGAAATCTCCAAAGACGAGATGGTCATCGGCCGTCTTCCTGAGTGTGAGATTCAGCTGCCCTCGAACATGGTGTCTCGAACTCATGCGAAAGTGATTCGCAAGGGTGACGAAGTTCTCATCGAAGATCTCGGAAGCGGCAACGGAACGTTTCTGAATGGGAAGAGAATTGAAGCCGCCACTCCGCTCAAGGGCAACGACCGATTGAAATTCGGCCCGATCCTGATGCGGTTCGATACCGATCGTGTCTCCGACGATGATTCCAGTTCCGTCCTTCGACATGCTGAAGGATTCAATCAGGTTGAGATTCACGAACAGGACGACGGGTCTTCTACCATCGTCAACTCCCTCGACAGCAAACTCGTCGGAGGGATTTTTGATTCTCGCCCGCAGGACAAGTTAAAGGCTGTCCTTGAGATCAGTCGCAGCCTGGCTGGAACGCTCGATGTTGAGTCGCTGCTGCCCAAAATTCTTGACAGCCTCTTCTCAATTTTCCCGGCTGC
The sequence above is drawn from the Thalassoglobus sp. JC818 genome and encodes:
- a CDS encoding glucuronate isomerase; this encodes MTTALTKTLFDELEQLVLIDPHTHINPLSAPSETLADILGYHYYTELAHSAGLAKSQIEEEGLDPKTKVGRLIEKLSDLDNTIQVSWLLEICREFFDFKDDRITTDNWEALYDTAQQKFAQEGWEQHVLQHSKLEKVFLTNDFDDPLEGFDTNVYIPCLRTDDLVFHFLKKSVRNRLNEASGIEVGDATTFREAIGKLFTKFVEKNAKACAISIPPSFSPAKVDAGAAAAVIKRTIRGQRLTSAEQEMLSSFVFWTIAEHCQEHKLPFDLMIGVNRRVYENGVYQGQDLFDKRVSLIQYQQLFNAFPDVTFPISVLGSTSNQELVSYAWIFPNVVTNGHWWYSNIPTYIELDTRSRLEAVPRNKQVGYYSDMYKLEFALPKFRMYRQTLAHVLANDFVEKRGWSEEQALGLGKQVLRGNVESIFNV